A stretch of the Acidimicrobiales bacterium genome encodes the following:
- a CDS encoding cytochrome c oxidase assembly protein: protein MWFAAAASSPVRLGQLLTGWQHDAGSLTALAVLAALGAAYAAGVHRLARRKRRWSPWRSAAFGAGLVLVELAVGSGIASYDDSVFTVHVVQHLLLMNAAPPLLALGAPITLLLQATRRRTTSRLLRVLHSRPVELLTHPLVAFGVATATMYAYFLTPLYGASLRHPVLHDATHLVFLLAGCLYWWLVVGLDPIPHRLGHAARMGYLGLGIPLASFLGVAILNMAHPIAPEHTLADTRAGGGVLWGFSELFTVAALAVIFLQWVREEDRRAAREDRRLDAVAAAEAVVAAAAERLGEHPEEL from the coding sequence ATGTGGTTCGCCGCGGCGGCTTCCTCTCCCGTTCGCCTCGGGCAGCTGCTCACCGGCTGGCAGCACGACGCCGGCTCACTCACCGCCCTCGCGGTGCTCGCCGCGCTCGGCGCTGCCTACGCGGCGGGCGTCCATCGCCTGGCGCGGCGCAAGCGACGCTGGTCGCCCTGGCGCAGCGCCGCCTTCGGCGCCGGCCTCGTGCTCGTCGAGCTCGCCGTGGGCTCGGGCATCGCGAGCTACGACGACTCCGTGTTCACGGTGCACGTCGTCCAGCACCTGCTGCTCATGAACGCCGCGCCCCCGCTGCTCGCCCTCGGGGCGCCGATCACCCTCCTCCTGCAGGCGACACGCCGGCGGACGACGAGCCGGCTCCTGCGCGTCCTGCACTCGCGCCCGGTCGAGCTCCTCACCCATCCGCTCGTCGCCTTCGGCGTCGCGACCGCCACGATGTACGCCTACTTCCTGACCCCGCTGTACGGCGCCTCGCTGCGCCATCCGGTGCTCCACGACGCGACCCACCTCGTGTTCCTCCTCGCCGGCTGCCTGTACTGGTGGCTCGTCGTCGGCCTCGACCCCATCCCGCACCGGCTCGGGCACGCAGCGAGGATGGGCTACCTCGGCCTCGGCATCCCCCTCGCGTCCTTCCTCGGCGTGGCGATCCTCAACATGGCGCACCCCATCGCGCCCGAGCACACCCTCGCCGACACCCGCGCCGGCGGGGGCGTGCTGTGGGGGTTCTCCGAGCTGTTCACCGTCGCGGCGCTGGCGGTGATCTTCCTGCAGTGGGTGCGCGAAGAGGACCGCCGCGCGGCGCGCGAGGACCGCCGCCTCGACGCGGTCGCCGCGGCCGAGGCCGTCGTCGCCGCGGCCGCCGAGCGCCTCGGGGAGCACCCCGAGGAGCTCTGA